The proteins below are encoded in one region of Betaproteobacteria bacterium:
- the serC gene encoding 3-phosphoserine/phosphohydroxythreonine transaminase, with amino-acid sequence MSRIWNFSAGPAALPEEVLRQAQEEMLDWHGAGCSVMEMSHRGKEFTGIIEQAEADLRELMGIPQQYQVLFLQGGATQQFAQIPMNLLAGRSADYIVTGSWSKKAFKEAQRIGKVRCAATTESSHFTRLPIADEIKLDPFAAYLHVCTNETIHGVEIPAERIADTGVPLVADMSSHILSRPVNVEKFGLIYAGAQKNIGPSGLTLVIVHRDLIGMAPLNTPTVMDYAVMAEHGSMLNTPPTYGIYMAGLVFKWLKRQGGLPGIAAVNAEKALILYDAIDDSEGFYTNPVDPDCRSNMNVPFVLANPDLDAAFLAESKAAGLVSLKGHKSVGGMRASIYNAVPLAAVRALVEFMNDFAKRNG; translated from the coding sequence ATGAGTCGCATCTGGAATTTCAGCGCTGGTCCGGCTGCGCTTCCCGAAGAAGTCCTGCGTCAGGCGCAGGAGGAAATGCTCGACTGGCATGGCGCTGGCTGCAGCGTCATGGAAATGAGCCATCGCGGCAAGGAATTCACCGGCATCATTGAGCAGGCCGAAGCTGATCTGCGCGAGTTGATGGGGATTCCTCAGCAGTATCAGGTGCTGTTCCTGCAGGGTGGGGCAACGCAGCAGTTTGCGCAGATCCCGATGAATCTGCTGGCTGGGCGTTCGGCCGACTACATCGTGACTGGCTCATGGTCGAAGAAGGCTTTCAAGGAAGCGCAACGCATCGGCAAGGTTCGTTGTGCAGCGACGACCGAGAGCAGCCATTTCACCCGTTTGCCCATTGCGGATGAGATCAAGCTTGACCCGTTTGCGGCATATCTGCACGTGTGCACCAACGAAACGATTCACGGCGTCGAGATTCCGGCCGAACGCATTGCCGATACGGGCGTGCCGCTGGTGGCCGACATGTCCTCGCATATCCTGTCACGGCCGGTCAATGTTGAAAAATTCGGGCTGATCTACGCTGGCGCACAGAAAAACATTGGTCCGTCCGGCCTGACCTTGGTCATTGTTCATCGAGACCTGATCGGCATGGCGCCGTTGAACACGCCGACGGTGATGGATTATGCAGTGATGGCGGAACACGGCTCGATGCTGAATACGCCACCAACCTACGGCATCTACATGGCCGGCCTGGTTTTCAAGTGGCTGAAGCGGCAAGGTGGCTTGCCGGGCATTGCTGCGGTCAACGCCGAAAAAGCCCTGATTTTGTACGATGCCATCGACGATTCCGAAGGCTTCTATACGAACCCGGTTGATCCGGATTGTCGTTCCAACATGAATGTTCCTTTCGTGCTGGCCAATCCCGATCTTGACGCGGCTTTCCTGGCCGAATCGAAGGCCGCTGGCCTGGTCTCGCTGAAGGGTCACAAGTCAGTCGGCGGCATGCGGGCATCGATCTACAATGCAGTGCCGCTGGCCGCTGTCCGGGCGCTGGTTGAATTCATGAACGACTTTGCCAAACGTAACGGTTGA
- the galE gene encoding UDP-glucose 4-epimerase GalE, which translates to MILVTGGAGYIGSHTCVELLGAGQDVVVFDNFCNSHPESLKRVESITGRKIKLVEGDIRDQAAVAAAFRQYDCTSVIHFAGLKAVGESVEKPLEYYDNNVIGTHRLLGAMAECGVKTLVFSSSATVYGEPQRLPLTEDHPLSATNPYGRTKLVIEDMLRDLYRSDPSWRIGLLRYFNPVGAHESGLIGEDPQGIPNNLMPFVAQVAVGRREQLKVWGNDYPTPDGTGVRDYIHVVDLALGHLKALERLNAAQCFEVNLGTGTGYSVLDVVKAFEKASGRPVAYELAPRRAGDVASCYADPAFAAELLNWRAERNMDAMCVDAWRWQSNNPNGFR; encoded by the coding sequence ATGATCCTCGTAACTGGCGGGGCTGGCTATATCGGCTCTCATACCTGTGTCGAACTTCTTGGCGCTGGTCAGGATGTGGTTGTCTTCGACAACTTCTGCAATAGCCATCCAGAATCGCTGAAACGGGTCGAGTCGATTACTGGCCGTAAAATCAAGCTGGTCGAAGGCGATATCCGTGATCAGGCCGCTGTTGCAGCTGCCTTTCGCCAATACGATTGCACGTCGGTCATCCACTTTGCTGGCCTCAAGGCCGTTGGCGAGTCGGTCGAAAAGCCGCTGGAGTACTACGACAACAACGTCATCGGTACGCATCGCCTTCTGGGTGCGATGGCTGAATGCGGCGTCAAGACGCTGGTCTTCAGTTCATCGGCCACCGTCTATGGCGAGCCGCAGCGTCTGCCGCTGACGGAAGATCACCCGCTATCGGCGACGAATCCTTATGGTCGAACGAAGCTGGTCATCGAAGACATGTTGCGCGATCTGTATCGCTCCGACCCGTCATGGCGGATCGGTCTCCTGCGCTACTTCAACCCTGTCGGTGCGCACGAAAGCGGCCTGATTGGCGAAGACCCACAAGGTATTCCAAACAACCTGATGCCTTTCGTCGCCCAGGTGGCCGTTGGCCGGCGCGAGCAACTCAAGGTCTGGGGCAACGATTATCCGACGCCGGACGGCACCGGCGTTCGCGACTATATTCATGTCGTCGACTTGGCTCTCGGCCACCTGAAGGCGTTGGAACGCCTGAACGCTGCGCAGTGCTTCGAGGTGAATCTTGGCACCGGCACCGGCTACAGCGTGCTTGATGTTGTCAAGGCTTTCGAAAAAGCCAGCGGCCGTCCGGTTGCCTACGAACTGGCCCCGCGCCGCGCTGGCGATGTGGCCTCCTGCTACGCCGATCCGGCTTTCGCGGCCGAACTGCTCAACTGGCGCGCCGAGCGAAACATGGATGCCATGTGTGTCGATGCCTGGCGCTGGCAAAGCAACAATCCGAACGGTTTTCGGTAA
- a CDS encoding prephenate dehydrogenase/arogenate dehydrogenase family protein — MSEFGKIVVFGTGLIGGSFSLALKEAGAVEEVVGFGRTPATLRKAQELGVIDRAGINPTHEIEDADIVLVATPVAQMADIFDRIGPYLGPNTVVTDGGSTKGDVVRAARAALGDRISQFVPAHPIAGAENSGPAAARWDLYQGKKVVVTPLPENSDDALDHIKRAWSLCGADIYELTPEMHDRVFAAVSHLPHLLSYALVHDLAVREDADLFFTFAASGFRDFTRIAASHPEMWRDICLANREALLGELDSYRAQLDDLRTALARNDGERLEEVFGIARRARRNWAGEG; from the coding sequence ATGTCCGAGTTTGGAAAAATTGTTGTCTTCGGCACCGGCCTGATCGGCGGTTCGTTCTCGCTCGCTCTCAAGGAGGCGGGGGCGGTCGAGGAAGTCGTCGGCTTTGGCCGGACGCCGGCAACCTTGCGCAAGGCGCAGGAGTTGGGCGTTATCGACCGGGCCGGCATTAATCCGACGCATGAAATCGAGGATGCCGACATCGTGCTGGTGGCGACCCCGGTGGCGCAGATGGCCGATATTTTCGACCGTATCGGCCCCTACCTCGGCCCCAACACAGTCGTCACCGATGGCGGTTCGACCAAGGGTGATGTGGTGCGGGCGGCGAGGGCTGCGCTGGGTGATCGTATAAGCCAGTTTGTGCCGGCGCATCCGATTGCCGGCGCGGAAAACAGCGGCCCCGCAGCGGCGCGTTGGGATCTTTATCAAGGTAAAAAGGTGGTTGTGACGCCGTTGCCGGAAAACAGCGACGATGCGCTTGACCATATCAAGCGCGCCTGGTCCCTGTGCGGCGCCGACATCTACGAGCTGACGCCTGAAATGCACGACCGCGTCTTTGCCGCCGTCAGCCATCTGCCGCATCTGTTGTCTTACGCCTTGGTGCACGATCTGGCGGTGCGCGAGGATGCCGATCTGTTCTTCACCTTTGCTGCCTCCGGCTTCCGCGACTTCACCCGCATTGCTGCCAGCCATCCGGAAATGTGGCGCGACATCTGCCTTGCCAACCGTGAGGCGCTGCTTGGTGAGCTGGATAGCTACCGGGCTCAACTCGACGACCTGCGCACTGCGCTGGCACGCAACGATGGCGAGCGGCTGGAAGAAGTCTTCGGCATCGCCCGGCGCGCCCGGCGCAATTGGGCCGGCGAGGGCTGA
- the pheA gene encoding prephenate dehydratase, with protein MSDDLQQALAGVRTEIDRIDGELLKLLNDRARCAQRVGEIKAEHGEAGHIYRPEREAQVLRRLQDANPGPLPNENITFFFREVMSACLSLEEPLGISFLGPLGSFTGSAATKHFGHAARLLPQASIDDVFREVESGHAHYAVVPVENSTEGAVGRTMDLLLATPLKICGEVVLRIHQNLLSNETDLSKITKVYSHAQSLAQCHEWLNRNLPGIPRISVASNSLAAQMVAVEPGSAAIAGEAAAEHYKLAKLVGNIEDEPNNTTRFLVLGKHDAGISGRDKTSLIMSAPNRTGALHELLLPLSSAGVSMCRLESRPARNALWEYVFYVDIEGHRDDPTIKAALEKLLGYAAYLKILGSYPVAVY; from the coding sequence ATGAGCGACGATCTGCAACAAGCCCTGGCGGGTGTGCGTACTGAAATTGACCGCATCGACGGTGAACTACTCAAGCTACTGAATGACCGAGCCCGCTGCGCCCAGCGCGTAGGCGAGATCAAGGCCGAGCATGGCGAAGCCGGGCACATCTACCGCCCGGAGCGCGAGGCGCAGGTTTTGCGTCGCTTGCAGGATGCCAATCCCGGCCCGCTGCCGAACGAAAACATCACCTTTTTCTTCCGTGAAGTGATGTCGGCCTGTTTGTCGCTGGAAGAGCCACTGGGGATCTCCTTCCTTGGGCCGCTCGGCTCCTTTACCGGTAGCGCCGCGACCAAGCATTTCGGCCACGCTGCCCGTTTGTTGCCACAGGCGTCGATTGACGACGTCTTCCGCGAAGTCGAATCCGGTCACGCCCATTACGCCGTGGTGCCGGTCGAGAACTCAACTGAAGGTGCAGTCGGCAGGACAATGGATTTGCTGCTGGCGACGCCGCTGAAGATTTGCGGCGAGGTGGTGCTGCGTATTCACCAGAATCTGCTGAGCAATGAAACCGATCTGAGCAAGATCACCAAGGTCTATTCGCACGCCCAGTCGCTGGCCCAGTGCCATGAATGGCTGAATCGCAATCTGCCGGGCATTCCGCGTATTTCGGTGGCGAGCAACTCGCTGGCAGCGCAGATGGTAGCTGTCGAACCTGGTTCGGCGGCGATAGCCGGCGAGGCGGCGGCCGAGCACTACAAGCTGGCGAAGTTGGTCGGGAATATTGAAGACGAGCCGAATAACACGACACGCTTTCTTGTCCTCGGCAAGCACGATGCCGGTATTTCCGGTCGTGACAAGACTTCACTGATCATGTCGGCGCCGAACCGTACTGGTGCCCTGCACGAACTGTTGCTGCCGCTGTCTTCGGCTGGCGTTTCGATGTGCCGCCTGGAGTCCCGCCCGGCACGCAACGCGCTGTGGGAATACGTTTTCTACGTTGACATCGAAGGTCATCGCGACGATCCGACCATCAAGGCCGCGCTGGAAAAACTGCTTGGCTATGCCGCCTATCTGAAAATTCTCGGGTCCTACCCGGTTGCCGTTTATTGA
- the ubiG gene encoding bifunctional 2-polyprenyl-6-hydroxyphenol methylase/3-demethylubiquinol 3-O-methyltransferase UbiG — protein sequence MLNADPAELEKFGDLAHHWWDPNSEFKPLHDINPLRLDWIEQSVGLVGKRILDVGCGGGLLSEGMAVRGANVTGIDLSEKPLSVAKLHLLESGQKVDYRKISVEQLAEEMPAAFDAVTCLEMLEHVPNPSSVIAACARLVKPGGQVFLSTLNRNPKSYLFAVIGAEYVLNMLPKGTHDYAKFIKPSELARWAKLANLEPEEVVGMSYNPLTKTYALGRDTSINYLMRAIRHV from the coding sequence ATGCTCAACGCCGATCCCGCCGAACTGGAAAAATTTGGTGATCTTGCCCACCACTGGTGGGATCCGAACAGCGAATTCAAACCCTTACACGACATCAACCCACTGCGCTTGGACTGGATCGAGCAATCCGTAGGACTTGTCGGCAAGCGAATTCTTGATGTCGGCTGTGGTGGTGGCCTACTCTCCGAAGGTATGGCCGTACGCGGTGCCAACGTGACTGGCATTGATTTGTCCGAAAAGCCACTGAGCGTTGCCAAGCTCCACTTGCTCGAAAGTGGCCAGAAGGTCGATTACCGAAAAATTTCCGTTGAACAACTGGCTGAAGAAATGCCAGCGGCTTTCGATGCGGTGACCTGCCTCGAAATGCTGGAACATGTTCCGAACCCATCCAGCGTCATTGCCGCCTGCGCCCGCCTGGTCAAGCCGGGAGGCCAGGTTTTTCTCTCGACACTCAACCGTAATCCGAAGTCTTACCTGTTTGCAGTGATCGGCGCCGAATATGTGCTGAACATGCTGCCCAAGGGGACACACGATTATGCGAAATTCATTAAGCCGTCCGAACTCGCACGCTGGGCAAAACTGGCCAATCTCGAACCTGAAGAGGTGGTCGGCATGAGTTACAACCCATTGACCAAGACGTATGCTCTGGGACGAGACACCAGCATTAATTACCTGATGCGCGCCATTAGGCATGTTTGA
- a CDS encoding DNA ligase, with protein sequence MSRLLAALLVGLAFSLPTYSTTADAPPILLANLYRNQIDVSRYMVSEKLDGVRALWDGQVLRFRSGRTINAPPWFVAGLPKQPLDGELWIARGQFERVSGIVRHEVADDAGWREVRYMVFELPDAPGPFSERAEQIRRLVRQANVPWLFEIQQFFPVDRGSLKKRFDEVVRGGGEGLMLHLADAPYQTGRSDVLLKMKPLLDAEAVVVGHQPGKGRFAGLLGALRVRTPDGREFMLGTGFSDAQRREPPAPGTTVTYRYRDLTAKGLPRFASFLRVREE encoded by the coding sequence ATGTCCCGCCTGCTGGCTGCGTTACTGGTTGGGCTGGCATTTTCGCTGCCAACGTATTCGACCACAGCCGATGCGCCGCCCATCCTGCTGGCCAATCTCTATCGCAACCAGATTGATGTTTCGCGGTACATGGTCAGTGAAAAGCTTGATGGTGTGCGGGCGCTTTGGGATGGCCAGGTCTTGCGTTTCCGTAGCGGCAGGACGATCAATGCGCCGCCCTGGTTTGTCGCGGGGCTACCGAAGCAGCCGCTCGATGGTGAATTGTGGATAGCGCGCGGCCAGTTTGAGCGGGTTTCGGGGATTGTTCGGCACGAGGTTGCGGATGACGCCGGCTGGCGGGAAGTGCGCTACATGGTTTTCGAATTGCCGGATGCGCCCGGGCCGTTCAGCGAGCGCGCCGAGCAGATTCGCCGCCTGGTTCGCCAGGCCAACGTACCGTGGTTATTTGAAATTCAGCAGTTTTTTCCGGTTGACCGTGGAAGTCTGAAAAAGCGCTTTGATGAAGTCGTCCGCGGCGGTGGTGAGGGCCTGATGCTCCATCTGGCTGATGCACCCTACCAAACCGGGCGCAGCGATGTGCTGCTCAAGATGAAACCGCTGCTGGACGCCGAAGCGGTGGTGGTCGGCCATCAGCCAGGCAAGGGGCGTTTTGCCGGTTTGCTCGGGGCCTTGCGAGTGCGCACGCCGGATGGGCGAGAGTTCATGCTGGGTACGGGGTTTTCGGATGCCCAGAGACGCGAGCCACCGGCACCGGGTACCACGGTCACTTATCGCTACCGTGATCTGACCGCCAAGGGATTGCCGCGTTTTGCCAGTTTCTTGAGGGTACGCGAGGAGTAG
- a CDS encoding TRZ/ATZ family hydrolase has product MTTTPQIIDLLIEARWIAAVDPDVVYKNHAVAIHGGRILAILPASEARIRFTPDKNVTLADHILIPGLINLHTHAAMTLMRGLADDRPLMDWLQNHIWPAEAAHMSAQFVLDGTRLACAEMLKGGITCFNDMYFFPEAAAAAASEYGMRAMLGITAIEFPTPYASDADDYLNKGLAVRELWLNNPLIGFCIAPHAPYTVSDQTFDRVMTLSAQLNLPVHCHIHETAHEIEESLKQYKRRPLDRLHELGLLGPNFIGVHAVHLNDHDLELLADTGSNIAHCPTSNLKLASGFAPVAQMRQLGINIGLGTDGAASNNRLDLFGEMRLASLLAKGLTGDASALPANEILRMATLNAANAIGLGREIGSITPGKSADLCAVDLGALEARPCFDPVSHLINVAGRECVSHVWVAGKCCVDHKTLSTNDQNHLESAIALWQNSLEVRR; this is encoded by the coding sequence ATGACAACAACACCTCAAATAATTGACCTGCTGATCGAAGCGCGCTGGATTGCAGCGGTCGATCCTGATGTTGTATATAAAAACCACGCCGTTGCAATCCACGGAGGCCGCATCCTGGCCATCCTCCCAGCCAGCGAAGCGCGTATCCGGTTTACACCAGACAAAAATGTCACCCTTGCAGACCATATATTGATTCCCGGACTGATCAACCTGCACACTCACGCCGCGATGACCTTGATGCGCGGACTGGCGGATGATCGTCCACTGATGGACTGGCTGCAAAATCACATCTGGCCAGCCGAGGCGGCACACATGTCAGCCCAGTTTGTCCTTGACGGCACCCGTCTCGCCTGCGCCGAGATGCTCAAGGGCGGCATCACCTGCTTCAACGACATGTATTTTTTTCCGGAAGCTGCCGCAGCCGCTGCTTCCGAGTACGGCATGCGAGCCATGCTTGGCATTACCGCAATTGAATTCCCAACCCCCTACGCCAGTGACGCCGACGACTATTTGAACAAGGGGCTGGCGGTTCGCGAACTTTGGCTGAACAACCCACTCATCGGCTTCTGCATTGCACCACACGCCCCGTACACCGTCTCAGACCAGACCTTCGATCGAGTTATGACGCTCTCGGCGCAACTTAACCTCCCGGTTCACTGCCATATCCATGAAACCGCCCACGAAATCGAAGAAAGCCTGAAACAATACAAACGCCGACCACTAGACCGGCTTCACGAACTCGGCCTGCTCGGGCCCAACTTCATTGGCGTTCATGCCGTCCACCTCAACGATCATGACTTGGAACTGCTCGCCGACACCGGCAGCAACATTGCCCACTGCCCAACCTCGAATCTGAAACTGGCCAGCGGATTCGCACCTGTGGCGCAGATGCGACAACTCGGCATCAATATCGGACTGGGTACCGATGGCGCAGCCAGCAACAACCGACTCGACCTATTCGGAGAAATGCGCCTTGCATCACTTCTGGCAAAAGGACTGACCGGTGACGCCAGCGCACTACCCGCCAATGAAATTCTGCGCATGGCCACATTAAATGCAGCCAACGCAATCGGTCTGGGCCGGGAAATCGGCTCAATCACCCCCGGCAAATCAGCAGATCTTTGTGCCGTTGACCTAGGCGCGCTGGAAGCACGGCCATGTTTCGACCCTGTGTCACATCTCATCAACGTTGCCGGGCGAGAATGCGTCAGCCATGTCTGGGTGGCTGGAAAGTGTTGCGTAGACCACAAAACTTTATCCACCAACGACCAAAATCACTTGGAATCGGCTATTGCACTATGGCAAAATAGCTTGGAAGTCCGCCGGTAG
- a CDS encoding histidinol-phosphate transaminase, producing MGLAEQALSYVRAISPYQPGKPITELAREMGIPVDKILKLASNENPLGMSPKAKKAVEAAIGGIERYPDQFDLIKAVAGHCGVAQNQVVLGNGSNDVLDLVARVFLAPGRSAIFAQHAFAVYPLATLSTGAELISTPARNYGHDLDAMRAAIRPDTRIVWIANPNNPTGNFVPYPEVRAFLEAVPKDVVVVLDEAYNEYLPPADRVDTASWINDFPNLVVCRTLSKIYGLAGLRIGYALASAEVADLMNRVRQPFNVNNLALAGALAALDDEEFLLASYELNRRGMAQIVAGLERLGLEYIKPHGNFVTFKVGDGAAVNQKLLQQGVIVRPIGGYGLPEWLRVTIGAEPENARFLEALEKAL from the coding sequence ATGGGCCTTGCTGAACAAGCGTTGTCGTACGTTCGTGCCATTTCGCCCTATCAGCCGGGCAAGCCGATTACCGAACTGGCCCGCGAAATGGGCATTCCGGTCGATAAAATTCTCAAGCTCGCCTCCAACGAAAATCCGCTGGGCATGAGCCCGAAGGCGAAAAAGGCGGTTGAGGCGGCGATTGGCGGCATTGAACGCTATCCCGATCAGTTTGACCTGATCAAGGCGGTGGCCGGGCATTGTGGCGTGGCGCAGAACCAGGTCGTGCTGGGTAACGGCTCCAACGATGTGCTCGATCTGGTCGCCCGTGTCTTCCTGGCGCCAGGGCGTTCAGCGATTTTCGCCCAGCATGCTTTTGCGGTTTATCCGCTGGCCACGCTGTCGACGGGCGCCGAGCTGATCTCGACGCCAGCCAGGAACTACGGTCACGATCTTGATGCCATGCGCGCCGCCATCCGGCCGGATACGCGCATCGTCTGGATCGCCAATCCGAACAATCCGACCGGCAACTTCGTGCCTTATCCGGAAGTGCGCGCCTTCCTCGAAGCGGTGCCGAAGGACGTCGTTGTTGTCCTCGACGAGGCCTACAACGAATACCTGCCGCCGGCTGACCGCGTCGATACCGCAAGCTGGATCAACGACTTCCCCAACCTGGTCGTTTGCCGCACCTTGTCGAAGATCTATGGTCTGGCCGGCCTGCGCATCGGTTATGCGCTGGCGTCTGCTGAAGTTGCCGACCTGATGAACCGCGTCCGTCAGCCCTTCAACGTGAACAACCTGGCGCTGGCCGGTGCGCTTGCCGCGCTTGATGACGAAGAGTTCCTGCTGGCCAGCTACGAGCTGAACCGGCGCGGCATGGCGCAGATTGTCGCGGGCCTTGAGCGACTGGGACTCGAATACATCAAGCCACACGGTAATTTCGTTACGTTCAAGGTGGGCGACGGCGCCGCGGTCAATCAGAAGCTGCTGCAGCAGGGCGTCATCGTTAGGCCGATCGGCGGTTATGGTCTGCCGGAGTGGTTGCGCGTGACCATCGGGGCCGAGCCGGAGAACGCCCGCTTCCTCGAAGCGCTGGAAAAAGCGCTGTAA
- the gyrA gene encoding DNA gyrase subunit A, with amino-acid sequence MDQFAKETLPISLEDEMRRSYLDYAMSVIVGRALPDARDGLKPVHRRVLFAMHELNNDWNKAYKKSARIVGDVIGKYHPHGDTAVYDTIVRMAQHFSLRYMLVDGQGNFGSVDGDNAAAMRYTEVRMAKIGHQLLEDLDKETVDFGPNYDGSENEPLVMPARIPNLLINGSSGIAVGMATNIPPHNLNEVVAGCLALLENPAITIDDLIEYIPAPDFPTAALIYGVMGVREGYKTGRGRVIMRARTHFEDMEKGNGRQALIVDEIPYQVNKKSLIEKIAELVNEKKIEGISDIRDESDKSGMRIVIELKRGEVGEVILNNLYKQTQLQDTFGMNMVALVDGQPRLLNLKQMLECFLSHRREVVTRRTVFELRKARERGHILEGLAVALSNVDEIITLIKAAPTPPDAKRSLMERQWRSPVVEEMLVRAASDASRPDGLAPEYGLSEQGYRLSDVQAQAILELRLQRLTGLEQDKIVSEYKDVMLKILDLLDILAKPERITEIIVGELTAIRDQFGDERRSEIVLHTQELGIEDFITPMDMVVTLSHGGYIKAQPLADYRAQRRGGRGKQAAAIKEEDFVDHLFVANTHDFILCFSNRGRCYWLKVYEAPQGSRTSRGKPIVNLFPLEEGERINAVLPVKEFSDDQYVFMATVMGTVKKTPLSDYSNPRKAGIIAVSLDEGDYLIGVELTSGTSDIVLVSNAGKAVWFDEEDVRPMGRGARGVRGMRLMEGQSVISLLVADNDQQTVLVATENGFGKRTVLADFRHSGRGTQGVRAIADSERNGIVVGAKLVNDEDEIMLITTGGVLIRTRVAEIRGMGRATQGVTLISLDDGEKLAGLEKVAESVVEVDAELEAESEIPTVNPENQQNPESSEPNEGGEA; translated from the coding sequence ATGGACCAATTCGCCAAAGAAACACTGCCGATCAGCCTCGAAGATGAGATGCGGCGTTCCTATCTCGATTACGCAATGAGTGTAATCGTCGGCCGGGCGCTGCCGGATGCGCGCGACGGCCTGAAACCAGTGCATCGTCGCGTACTTTTTGCGATGCATGAGCTGAACAATGACTGGAACAAGGCCTACAAGAAATCTGCGCGTATTGTCGGCGATGTGATTGGTAAGTACCACCCGCACGGTGATACCGCGGTGTACGACACTATTGTTCGTATGGCGCAGCATTTCTCGCTGCGCTACATGCTGGTTGATGGTCAGGGTAACTTCGGTTCGGTTGATGGCGACAACGCGGCGGCCATGCGTTACACGGAAGTTCGAATGGCCAAGATCGGCCATCAGCTGCTGGAGGACCTGGACAAGGAAACCGTCGATTTCGGGCCTAACTATGATGGTTCCGAGAACGAGCCGCTGGTCATGCCGGCCCGTATCCCCAATCTGCTGATCAACGGTTCGTCTGGTATCGCGGTGGGTATGGCGACCAACATTCCGCCCCACAATTTGAACGAAGTGGTTGCCGGCTGTCTGGCTCTGCTGGAAAACCCGGCGATTACCATCGATGACCTTATCGAGTACATTCCAGCACCTGACTTCCCGACTGCCGCGCTGATCTATGGCGTGATGGGCGTGCGCGAAGGCTACAAGACCGGTCGTGGCCGCGTCATCATGCGCGCCCGCACCCACTTCGAAGACATGGAAAAGGGCAATGGTCGTCAGGCTTTGATCGTTGACGAGATTCCTTACCAGGTTAACAAGAAGTCGCTGATCGAGAAGATTGCCGAGCTGGTCAATGAGAAAAAGATCGAAGGCATCTCCGACATTCGCGACGAGTCCGACAAGTCGGGCATGCGCATCGTCATTGAGCTGAAGCGTGGCGAAGTCGGCGAGGTCATCCTCAACAACCTCTACAAACAGACGCAGTTGCAGGACACCTTTGGCATGAACATGGTCGCGCTGGTCGATGGTCAGCCGCGCCTGCTCAACCTGAAGCAGATGCTCGAGTGCTTCCTCTCCCACCGCCGCGAAGTGGTGACACGGCGCACCGTGTTCGAACTGCGCAAGGCGCGCGAACGTGGCCATATTCTCGAAGGTCTGGCGGTAGCGCTGTCCAACGTCGATGAAATTATCACCCTGATCAAGGCTGCGCCGACGCCGCCGGATGCCAAGCGCAGCCTGATGGAGCGCCAATGGCGCAGCCCGGTGGTAGAGGAAATGCTGGTGCGTGCGGCATCCGATGCATCGCGTCCGGATGGTCTGGCGCCAGAGTACGGTTTGTCCGAGCAAGGTTACCGTCTGTCCGACGTTCAGGCGCAAGCGATCCTGGAGTTGCGTCTGCAGCGCTTGACGGGTCTGGAGCAGGACAAGATCGTCAGCGAGTACAAGGATGTCATGCTGAAGATCCTTGATCTGCTCGACATTCTGGCCAAGCCGGAACGCATTACTGAAATCATCGTTGGTGAATTGACGGCGATCCGCGACCAGTTCGGCGACGAGCGTCGCTCCGAAATCGTGCTGCACACGCAGGAACTGGGTATCGAAGACTTCATTACGCCGATGGACATGGTCGTTACCCTGTCGCATGGTGGCTACATCAAGGCCCAGCCGCTGGCAGACTATCGCGCCCAGCGCCGGGGCGGCCGTGGCAAGCAGGCAGCGGCGATCAAGGAAGAGGATTTCGTCGATCATCTGTTCGTTGCCAATACGCACGACTTCATCCTGTGCTTCTCGAACCGTGGCCGCTGCTATTGGCTGAAGGTCTACGAAGCGCCGCAAGGCAGCCGGACCAGCCGTGGCAAACCCATCGTTAATCTCTTCCCGCTGGAAGAGGGCGAGCGGATCAATGCCGTTCTGCCGGTCAAGGAATTCTCCGACGACCAGTACGTCTTCATGGCCACCGTAATGGGTACCGTCAAGAAGACCCCGCTGTCCGATTACTCGAATCCGCGCAAGGCCGGCATTATCGCCGTGTCGCTGGATGAAGGCGATTATCTGATCGGGGTCGAGCTGACCAGTGGCACCAGCGACATCGTGCTCGTCTCCAACGCCGGCAAGGCGGTCTGGTTCGACGAAGAAGATGTCCGTCCGATGGGCCGTGGTGCTCGTGGTGTGCGCGGCATGCGCCTGATGGAAGGGCAGTCCGTAATTTCCTTGCTGGTCGCGGACAACGATCAGCAGACCGTGCTCGTTGCGACCGAAAATGGCTTTGGCAAGCGTACCGTGCTGGCCGATTTCCGCCACTCCGGTCGCGGTACGCAGGGCGTGCGCGCCATTGCTGACAGCGAACGCAACGGTATCGTCGTGGGCGCCAAACTGGTCAATGACGAAGACGAAATCATGCTGATCACTACGGGCGGCGTCCTGATACGTACCCGCGTCGCGGAAATTCGTGGCATGGGACGGGCGACGCAGGGCGTCACACTCATTTCGCTGGACGATGGCGAGAAGCTGGCCGGGCTGGAGAAGGTTGCAGAGTCGGTGGTTGAGGTTGACGCCGAGCTGGAAGCAGAATCCGAGATTCCCACGGTCAACCCGGAAAATCAGCAAAATCCGGAATCGTCTGAACCCAATGAAGGCGGAGAAGCATAA